The sequence GACATCCAGTGGGGTGAGCCCTTTACTGTCCTCTATCCTGGGAGAGGCCCCATTTCCTAGGAGGATGAGGACTGTCTCCGACCTCAGGAGCTCACAGGCGAGATGCAGAGGGGTCTTTCCGTCTTCCAGGTGAAAGCAGCCGGTTCTGTTGATGTAGGAGTTCAGACTAGGCAGTTTGTGTGCAATGCTGATGATCAGCCCCAAAATGTCTCTTCTGTCATATGTTACAGCCATGGCCAAGTGAGGGGCAGAGGATGGGCAATAGCAGAAATGTTCTCCGGGGACTTTGAGAGCCTCCTCtggaaaatgagacagaagataCTGGGCATAAGGTAGGTGATTGTGCACCACTGCATACAGCAGGGCTTCCGATGGGGAGTAGGTCCTTAGGCTGGCATTTTCCTCCCAGTAAAAATACTCCATAGTCCTCATGTCTTCCAGCATCCACACGGGCTTGTGATCTCTGACAGCCTGGTAGAACATGTAGGATAAGAACTTGCAGTGCCTGCTCTGATCCTCCTGGGAGCTAGCCTGGTTACTGGCCATGCCTCAAGCACTGATGAGCAGCCCTTTTGTGCAGAAGAGCTTCTCCCTTCAGCGGAAGGTGGAGGCTCCGTCTGAATGCAGATTCC is a genomic window of Eublepharis macularius isolate TG4126 chromosome 1, MPM_Emac_v1.0, whole genome shotgun sequence containing:
- the LOC129326501 gene encoding ankyrin repeat domain-containing protein 9-like, with amino-acid sequence MASNQASSQEDQSRHCKFLSYMFYQAVRDHKPVWMLEDMRTMEYFYWEENASLRTYSPSEALLYAVVHNHLPYAQYLLSHFPEEALKVPGEHFCYCPSSAPHLAMAVTYDRRDILGLIISIAHKLPSLNSYINRTGCFHLEDGKTPLHLACELLRSETVLILLGNGASPRIEDSKGLTPLDVILEQMWESKVNVASKKLCLDYLLLFMPNPQFKMRKALQEHPEHWTLLLGEDKFNSLVGNVPASLYLQSMQTILQTLPPSHFPKSIQELPIPQALKPLPCLGKQHPTKNMVNGFP